Part of the Penicillium digitatum chromosome 4, complete sequence genome is shown below.
CTGATCCAATTGCAGTACAGCAGACTCTCTACCTACCAAGCTTATTGACAATGTAGCGACCAAGGAAACCAGTAGCACCAAAGACGGTCGCGGTGTGACCTAGAATTGTGTGAGCACGTCGGGACCGAAGCTTAGCATCAAACTGGAAAGACTTAGCTACCTCCAATGGAAGACCTGAAACAAGAGCGCGTCAGCGAACAAGAAAATGGACCCTGGCCACAGCACAATTGACCACTTACCGGCCACCTTGAACCTTCAGGAGGGGCTTGCCAGTCCGGGTGATGCGGACATCCTGAAGGTTGCGCTGAAACTGAAGCTGAACGCGCGGGACTGGCACAAAGGGACGGGCCCCCAGGGCGGTGTTGATGGTGCGAGACTTCTGCATGGTCTCTGGCTGAGTAGATCTCTCGAGACCAGCGAATTGGAGCGGAGTGTTGCCAAGAAGGGCGTGGTGATGTGCGAGGGTCTTTCGCAGCGTCAAGTCGGAAGAACCGCACGGGACTATTGCGCTAGTCCTAATTCGGGTATACGGACTACCACTTCATGATTCACTTTCTcgtctttctttctttctgttGTTGTTCGGTTGAAGGCGTGGCGTCTAGTCGATAGTTTGATTTAACGTTAGCCTATTGACTCAAATCCATGGGCTACGGTATCTACAACCTCTGTAgaagcccccccccccccccccccccccccccccccccccctccccccttcccccccgGTTTAGATCTGACAACACCTGCACTGTGATTGGATGTTCCCGGGCTTTCTTCATGTCGACCAGATGCCCATGTTTTTACGGTCTTCTCGACTTGATGATATTACAGCTAGTGAATAGGTTCTTTTGTTCAACATAATGGAAGTGAGCTACAAAATAGTAAGTATCGTGGAATACTATCTGTCCTCTCAATAAATCCTTCCCTGAGCCCCTTCGATCTAAAACCAACCTACACCCAAAATCCCTCTTTCTGAATGTGTATGACTAGCATTGCACATTAGACACAATACCATACTCTACCGCTAACTCAGAGCAAAAGTCAAGATGTCTATTCTGGCCTAGGGATATCCAGGTGAAGCCATGGAAATAGCTGTTTACGGCATGCGAGATTGGAATGTAGGTGGAACAGCAACCTACTTACTACAGGGTAGTGTAAGTCCTCAGGATTGAGAGCACCACTCTCTTCATTCAGTCCTCTAGGACTCTCTCCAGTTGAGATAAAATCAGGTAGTGTTCTCGACAGACAAATTGTTTTAGCCCATCATAAGCAGACTAAAAAGAAATGACAGCTGTGTCATTGTGTTTCCAAAGATTTAAGAAGAGGAGTCTTGTGGGCAAATCACGGCCATCTCTGGTAAAAGGCAAGAAATGGGTTCTGCACTAACTTGTCCCACTCCTCGGGTGTGTCTCTGCCAATTGACTTATATAGTACCCTCCTACTGTTTTCGGCTGCCGGAACACGGAACGGCCGGTGTTCGAAACTTGCCTATCGATTTATTATTTTTGGGGACGCATATTATTTTGGATCTGGATTTGGATCTGGACGTAATTGAGCTTCACTGCGAGATCATCTAACCAGACCTTTAGAGCTTTACAAAATGTCATCTGCTGCCTGTATCTTCTGCAAGATCATCAAGGGTATGTCAACGATTTACACTATCTAACTAGACATCTCTCAAGATTCAGTTTGCCACGTCATAACATGGGTTGACTGACAATACCTGGGTGGCCGTAGGAGAGATCCCTTCGATGAAACTCTTTGAGAGCGAAAAGGTCCTCGCTTTCATCGATATCCAGCCACTGAGCCGTGGCCATGCGGTGCGTATTATTCCCTACGATTCTTCCCCGCATCCGGCGTGTTCCTTGTGGGTGCCAGTGAAGTCATCCCTACCACGGCGATAGCCTCAGCCAGCAATTGAGACCAAACGAGACtagacgaaaaaaaaatttcaaaaaaagaaaaccaaacTGACAACATGCACAGCTTGTCATTCCCAAGTTCCACGGCGTAAAGCTGACCGATATCCCCGACGAGGACCTGCTCGAGATCTTGGTAAGTCGAGGAGAGAACAACCCCGGACGACGAAGAGGGTGAGGAGGAAGGTTAATGTTTTCAATCTCTGATTGAAATCGATGACATCTCTACGAGGACCTTGGAGGCGATTCCACAAGGTCCCTCCGAGACCCGGAACTGGATTGGCGAACAGGGACGTAGCTAACCAAGATGTACGCTCACAGCCCGTCGCGAAGAGGATTGCCAAGGCCAGCGGCGCCGAGGATTTCAATATCCTGCAGAACAATGGACGCATTGCGCACCAAGTCGTTGACCATGTGGGTTTCAGAGGATTTTTCTTTTAGGTGTGATGGTGCTAACCTGTATTCTCGAATAGGTCCACTTCCACATGGTATGCTCTATTATCTTTCGAAGATGTGGCTCGATGCTAGGAACTGTCTTCGGAACTTACACTAACAAGACTATAGATCCCCAAGCCCAACGAGAAGGAGGGTCTGACTATTGGCTGGCCTTGCCAGGAGGGGGATATggccaagctcaaggctctTCACGAGGAGATCAAGTCGAAAATGTAAACGGCTTTGGTTGTAGCCAATTCGATAACAAGAAAACCCGAGTTATTTCCAATTGGTTGCTGATTTAGAGCATAGCTGTAAACCGTACACGTTCTTCGATCGAACGAAGAAGCGTAATGTGAATTAGATCAGATGGAGTTGCCAGCAGCTCTGAAGTAGGCAGTCGGCTGGAATTACTCGGATTTTCATGCCGTTGAATGGACGTCAAAATAGTCATATCTCCTCTAGTTAACAGGAACCAAGTCTGTATGCTACAAACATGCAAAATCAAGACTCTAAGGATCTAGCAGGTAAGCATAAAAACCAACATTAGAAGCACCGCCCAAATCATGTACCCTGCTCGGCTCATGCCGACGTGCTCTCTGCCTCCTTCTTCGGGACAGGATAGAAGTTAATCGTCCCGTCGCTCTGAACGACATTGACTCTGTCGTAGAGCGAGCGAGCACGGACATATGGGTCAAGAACCCAGTAATGCGTACGCAGCTGCTCAATCAAGTCCTTCCGCTTCTCCTCGGCAACAGAGGCAGCGCCAGTCTCCTTCTTGGAGCTGGCGCAGATCCACTCAACGGTGGTATCCTGGATCTCCTTGGCGAGCTTTTGGCGCTCGGCCATCAAGGTCTCTCGGGTCTCCTTGTCGGCCATCTTGGGGTTCTCGTCCTCCGAGACCTCGACGTATTTGTATTCCCAGTCTTCATCGCCTTCGAGCTCCTTCATGATTTGACTGGGGTGGATGTATTTTTCGAGATCCTGGCGGTTCTTTGTGAAGTGGATCTTCGAGGCGACGACTGGGTCGAGCCAGCCCTTGATCACGGTCCAGATGCCTGGTTTATCGTTAGAACGGGGAAGTTTCGTACGGGAGACTGGGATCTGGGAGACAGACTTGAGAATACCCAAGGGGCCTTGTGGATGAGCACTGCTCCGAGACACTCGGGATAGTTGGCTTCAAAGCACTTGATCATGAATTTCACGGGGGTGTAGTCCTGGGAGATATTGGTATATAGCGTGGACGACGTTGAGACGAAAAGCTTACCATGTTGGCCATCCCGAAGTCCGTCATGTCAAAGATGATAGTCTGCAAGAGTCAATTACCGAGACACAATCCTCGCACTAGAGTACTTACCGCAGTCTCGATCGGAGGCACAAGCAATAAACGTGCAGTCTCAATGGTATAAACAGTGAACCGCTCCAACCCTTCATTGTCCTGATCGCCAGCCTTGTGCAGGCGTACACGAACAACGCAGATGGGCCGACCACCGCGGTCAAGGCCGTGTAGGAAACTCTTACCCATACGCATCTGCGCGAGGAAGTCATtacccttcttcttttccttggGATCAGAGCCCTGCGACATCTTCACAGCCGACGCCTCGCCGTTGAACATGATATCGTCATCGACATGCATTTCCAGCAGTCGCCAGCGCATCGTGGAAATCAACATAACAAGCGCCTTCTTAGTGTCCCACTTGCGCGCACGCAGGAATCGTAGAAGCAACGAGTCTGGATTATCGCCCTTCACCATGCTCCAGAACGCTGTCCGGATCTCCTCGGGCTTCAtgtcctccagcgcctgtTTGAACTCCTTGGACTGGCCGTATTTGTCGTCGCTGTCGATGACACTGATGGAAGATACACTGGAAGCGACACCACTACTGGAACCGCTCTTCGTGTCTTCGTTGTCGGTACGGCTCCAGATTCCCCATCGACTCTTGGACTTCCTCTTTTCCTGGATTGGGGTGGGTGTTGCGGCATCGCTGGAGGCGGTGGACGGGGGGGTTTCAAGTCCTTCGAGTGTGAGGCCGAATACTTTGAGTGCAAGAACCCAGAATTCCTTCAGCTTGATTTCTTGCTCGGGAGTGAGGTTCCCGAGTGCTCCGGGGGCAGGTTCGGCAGGCATCGTCGCGAGGATATCGAGTCCTCCGAGGGAGGGTTTTTGAGGGAAATTGGGCTGCGAAGTGATTATGTCTTTGGAATTGAAGTATTTCTCCTGGATCCAAGCGCCTCCTCCAACGACAGCGAGTGTAAATGTAAGGGTCCAAAAGGATGAAGCTTTCTGTGGTTCTGAGTGTGTGGAGAATGGTCGCGCGAATGGATACCGAGCGACAGGGTACTTGGTTGAAGGATGGAGACGACGTAGGATTATACCACGCATAAGCAGTATAAATTCAAAAGATATGGGTGATCTGAGTGAGTACTAGGTCTTAACTCTGGGAGGAAGGAGGGGAGAAAATGTGACAGCGAAACCAAGAATATGATGGTGCGGGGAAGATCATATCCTAAAATGGGTTTTGTAGTTTGAAAGATTAAAGAAATGTAAGGTATCAAGTTTCTATTTACTTCGAGTCCATCTGTTATGAACGTACTAGACACTCCAGTTCTCATCTCAACGTTGCAAGGACAAAAGTATCGCGTGCGAGATTTTCGGGGAGATCAACAATCCCAATCACAACCCACTCAACATCACTCGGACAACCTACTGTTTAGCAGTAAACTCCTATTATCGTTGGCACACTATCTCGTCAAAACTCCGATCTCATTCTCAACCATATCATAGATATGGAcgcacctcgatcatcctcgcGCCCGAGACCTTCATCCAGGCCCACAACCCCTCTACGTCCCAGCTCGCGATCTTCATTACGGGAGGCCCACGGATATGGGAATAGTATTGGAAATGCAGGATACACACAACCCGCCATCAATGCTTTGGAGCCGCAGTTCGCCGAGCTGGCTGATTCGATGGCAGATCTCGAGGCCAACTTCATGCACTTGCAGCTGATGCACGAGAGCCTGACGCGCTTCAGTGAGAGCTTTGCCAGTTTCCTCTACGGATTGAATATGAATGCGTTCTGTGTGGACTTCCCAGAGGTATGATAGCAGACGCATCGCCGACAGTGGAGGCAGTGGTGATAGTGTGCGACAGGGTTGCTGATTCGTCCAATTTAGGCTCCGATTCCAGACTCGTTCAAAAAGGCTAAGCAggatgaagaacaaaagGGTATGTCGAGGGTTCTCCGTGGGAGCTACTTAAGTGTGGTGAATCGGATTCGCTAACAGCTATCCAGAAGCGGAATCAGAACCAACACGACCGATTGATGAAGGCGAGATGACATTTATGTGAGTATTGAGAGTGATGCGACAAATCCGACGTAACCGAACACTTGAACTAATGAGCTCTTGAGTTACAGGACTACGGATACGACTTTTGTTGAGAATCCCCCgagcaccaccaccaccacaaCCTCCTCTAGACTTACGTCCAAGTATGCTGCGGGCTCACGGGTATCTTCTCGTGGCATTGCTCGTGGTGCAGCAACCAGCCGGTATACCACACGAGGCACTGCGCGCGGTGCTCGTCCCAGCGCACTCCCTCGGGGTAGGGGGACTGGGACTCGTTAAAAAGCCGGATGTCTGGGTCCATAAAATGACCGGATTATGGGCAAGCATCTCATGTTGCATGCCTGACTATCGGTATCAGAGCTGGGCCTTTACCCATAGCTTTCACCGGCAGTGGGCTAGCGCATCTGTCTCCATGATTCCCTAGGAATGACCATTGAATGAAATTATAACTACACTATCAGAGGTGatcaaaaatgaaaatcaaaCCCTATAGACTTAAATACTTAATGAAGATATCtcaacaccaaaaaaaaaaaaaacaaaaaaacaatGGCCTGCTTCTGCCTTCTGCCATTGAAGCCGTCCGATCTCTTATCCGGCGGTAAATCGGGGTCAGACGAAAAACCACCGCCCGATGGCAAATCAACCTCCCCACGACTACTTTTGAAAATCCACAGGGAAGCTTGACCCCATTCGGTGGATAATAGACCTTATCTTTATACATATTGTCGTTGAATAAGGTCCTATTATCTGAACTTTGGTTGTGAAGTCGAATCAGGTCATTCGCAACCCTCTGTGGACTGTATAGCTTCCTTCTGTTCGTCTGCTATTGTCCCTATTCACTTGCCTTCGTAAGTTCTATTGCTCGGTTACTCTCTGATCGATCATGTCATTGATGTCTGTTGATTATACAGTGCAATGCTGGCCCTATTCGGGAGGAGTCCTTGAGGCTGTACCTGGTCTCTTTATTACCAGCCTTTCTCTCTCCCTTGAATTCTCTCTTTCaacttcctcttcttgtctCCACGTGGGTAGAAGTCTGGAACTTCTTTAAACGTGTTTTTACTACCTTTTTTTGTGTCGTGCTTCTGAATAACCCTAACTTTCTCCCTTCCACCtcatctctttctctctcttcccaaCCATACTCATGTCGCTCACTATGGCAACCCTCGATTCTGTCCAGCTTCTTTCTGAAGCAGCTTTTGGCTGTGGTAAGAATTGGCAATTGCCGTGACCCATTCATGCCCAGCTGACCTCCCGCTAGTACATCTTGCGGCTATTCTCTCCAAGGACGAGAAGACTGCTGGCCAGTTCAGAGAGGAATTCTGCAGACAATACAAATTGCTAGCTCCGTTCTCAAAGACAGATACGGTAGCTGTTCCAACTACCGGTCTCCGAACGGTGGAGTCCCTCAAGCCGAAGTATCACTGCTTGAGTTGCACAGAAATATGCCTGGGATCGAAGCGTGCAGAACATACTGCAGCGACTGGGCATGCATTTTGTAAGCCAATGGATTCTGACTGATCAAGCTGTTTCATACTCACACAATGGCAGATCTTGAGTCTCGCAACCGCTTTGTCTTCTGTGAGAAGTGTGTCGATTTCATATATGACCACACTTTGGACAGACTTCGTGGCCCTTCTGGCAAGTTTGAAGCCATTGGTGAGTCTCGTGCAATTCCAACAAATCCAATTCACGAACAAATATTAACATCTGGTAGATGGGCGATCCATTTGGGCCGAAGACTCGGCCTCTGAGGTCTATGTCAAGAACAATGCCCACAAGAACCCATGCACTATCCGCGGCGCTCGTGGTGTCTGGAACATGGGCCAAACATGCTACCAATCTTCTATCTTGCAGGCCCTGCTGCATGACCCTAGCCTCACTGCCTATTTCCTTGGAGGTGGACATGATGTCCACACATGCAGAATCAAGGACTGTCTTGCCTGCGCGACAGCTGAAGTTTTTATGGAATTCAACAGCGCCGATAAGACCGAAGCAGTCTCCGCGGCCGTGCTTCTTCACCATGGTTGGCAGAAATCAAAGGTACGCTGAGGTCCAACTCAAACAACCGAACCGGCTAACTAGTCTACAGGAAATGCGTGGATACCGCCAGCAAGACGCCCACGAATACTTCCAATTCCTCGTGAATGAACTACACTCATCCACCCCCGGACACGTGGAGAGCTACGACAAGCCATGtaactgcttcttccatcagATGTTCTACGGCGAACTGCGCAGTAGCGTCATGTGCCACAAATGCGGCCAAACCACAAACACCCACGATCCCATAGCTGATCTGAGTCTCGATGTCCAGCTTCAGCAcaagaagcgcaagctcGGTCGCTCTACTTCTTCTACTACTGGAACCCTCCTCGGCTGTCTGGACAGCTTCACTGCCGCTGAAGATCTCCACGCCGACGCTGCTTACCACTGTGAGAAGTGTGGTAACACTCCCCAGCGGGCTTCGAAGCGTTTGCAGATCCGCAAACTCCCCGTCATGCTCTGCATGCAGCTGAAGGTTCGTTTGACTTGCTGACTGCCTTGAAATTAGACTCTTTGCTCACATTCGTATAG
Proteins encoded:
- a CDS encoding DASH complex, subunit Dam1, whose translation is MDAPRSSSRPRPSSRPTTPLRPSSRSSLREAHGYGNSIGNAGYTQPAINALEPQFAELADSMADLEANFMHLQLMHESLTRFSESFASFLYGLNMNAFCVDFPEAPIPDSFKKAKQDEEQKEAESEPTRPIDEGEMTFMTTDTTFVENPPSTTTTTTSSRLTSKYAAGSRVSSRGIARGAATSRYTTRGTARGARPSALPRVESGHSQPSVDCIASFCSSAIVPIHLPSAMLALFGRSP
- a CDS encoding Peptidase C19, ubiquitin carboxyl-terminal hydrolase 2, producing the protein MATLDSVQLLSEAAFGCVHLAAILSKDEKTAGQFREEFCRQYKLLAPFSKTDTVAVPTTGLRTVESLKPKYHCLSCTEICLGSKRAEHTAATGHAFYLESRNRFVFCEKCVDFIYDHTLDRLRGPSGKFEAIDGRSIWAEDSASEVYVKNNAHKNPCTIRGARGVWNMGQTCYQSSILQALLHDPSLTAYFLGGGHDVHTCRIKDCLACATAEVFMEFNSADKTEAVSAAVLLHHGWQKSKEMRGYRQQDAHEYFQFLVNELHSSTPGHVESYDKPCNCFFHQMFYGELRSSVMCHKCGQTTNTHDPIADLSLDVQLQHKKRKLGRSTSSTTGTLLGCLDSFTAAEDLHADAAYHCEKCGNTPQRASKRLQIRKLPVMLCMQLKRYEHSSNSSEKMNGHIDFPLSVNMLPYTVRKDTIPVDMSNYMYDLSTVIVHQGTMDSGHYYAYSRIDNDKWVLTDDNKVTIAGVAEVLRQDAYLLFYSARHVRTDKRKK
- a CDS encoding Cellular retinaldehyde binding/alpha-tocopherol transport yields the protein MRGIILRRLHPSTKYPVARYPFARPFSTHSEPQKASSFWTLTFTLAVVGGGAWIQEKYFNSKDIITSQPNFPQKPSLGGLDILATMPAEPAPGALGNLTPEQEIKLKEFWVLALKVFGLTLEGLETPPSTASSDAATPTPIQEKRKSKSRWGIWSRTDNEDTKSGSSSGVASSVSSISVIDSDDKYGQSKEFKQALEDMKPEEIRTAFWSMVKGDNPDSLLLRFLRARKWDTKKALVMLISTMRWRLLEMHVDDDIMFNGEASAVKMSQGSDPKEKKKGNDFLAQMRMGKSFLHGLDRGGRPICVVRVRLHKAGDQDNEGLERFTVYTIETARLLLVPPIETATIIFDMTDFGMANMDYTPVKFMIKCFEANYPECLGAVLIHKAPWVFSSIWTVIKGWLDPVVASKIHFTKNRQDLEKYIHPSQIMKELEGDEDWEYKYVEVSEDENPKMADKETRETLMAERQKLAKEIQDTTVEWICASSKKETGAASVAEEKRKDLIEQLRTHYWVLDPYVRARSLYDRVNVVQSDGTINFYPVPKKEAESTSA
- a CDS encoding Histidine triad (HIT) protein; the encoded protein is MSSAACIFCKIIKGEIPSMKLFESEKVLAFIDIQPLSRGHALVIPKFHGVKLTDIPDEDLLEILPVAKRIAKASGAEDFNILQNNGRIAHQVVDHVHFHMIPKPNEKEGLTIGWPCQEGDMAKLKALHEEIKSKM